Genomic DNA from Ilyobacter polytropus DSM 2926:
GGAAATAGCTATTGTATCAATACGTCCGTTATGGACACTCCCTGTGGAAAATTCACTGGCCACAAACTTACAGCTGAATATCTCTTCCAGGTTATTCTCAATTAAATTTTGAAGTTCTTTTTCAAGGTTAAAATTCCTCTGTTTTACAAGGTCTAATACCTCTCCATTTCTATTAAATAAAGGCATAATTTTTCTCCTTAAAATTTATATTATTTCCTTAATAGATGAATTTTTTATATCCCATAAAATGTCAAATACAAATTCTAAATATCTATTTTTGAAATCGGGGTCACTTACAAACTTTTTATAAATCCCTGTATTAGTACTCATTAAATCAAACATTAAATCCTGTACTTTTTCATCAGATGTAATTTTTGCATTATCTTTATCAGAATTTATAATCGATTTCAAAATTTTAATATTAGCTTTCATTTTATCAGGAATTTTTTCAATAAGGATCTTTTCCGCTTCTTCCTTATCTACATCATCTCCCCAATTAATATCGCCAAACCTTCGATTAAATTCAGATATTATATGTGATAAGGTATCATAATGTTTTTCAGCTATACCGCTACTAGTACTTACTGGGATAGGTTCAATTATTCCCTCTTCTTCTTCTAAAGATATTTTAGTTGTTCCGATTCTATTTATTCTATAACTATCCATATCGACTTCATTTAATATATTTTCATTTATCTCTTCATCTTGAATTTTTATTTTTGTAATTAAATGTTTTAAAAATAGCCATAATTTTTCCCAATAGGGTACGTCATATTCTATAATTTTTGATAAATAGCTGTATGTTCTCACAAATGATTTTGCATTTGATTTAAACTTTATCTGTTCTTCTTTTTCTAAATGTGTATCAAAAATTTCTTTACAGTTATTTATTATCGGTTCTAAAATATTTCTTTCAGCATTTGTGTAATAAAGTTTAAAAAATTCTTCAACTTCTTCTTCACTATAAACTTGCATGTTGTCTAATGAGTCTTGCAAATCATTTAATTTATTAACATCTGTCTCTTCCGACAAAATAGTTGTTGTGTAGTATGGCTCAAAAGCTTTTTTTACTGATTCTATGTCATTATAAAAGTCGAGGACCATGGTATCTGTTTTATGAGGTTTGAATGCCCTATTTAGCCTTGATAAAGTTTGTACAGCTTGAACGCCAGATAATTCTTTATCAACATACATAGTATGTAATAATGGCTGATCAAAACCTGTTTGAAATTTATCAGCAACAATTAAAAATTTATACTCATTTTTTCTAAATTGTTTTACGATATCATTATCACCATCAGAAAAATTATTCATATCAGATTCTGTCATTTCTAAGCCTGTTTTATAATGTGCTTTTTTTCCTGAAAATGCAACGATTGCTTTATATGGTAGGCCTGTCTCTTTCAGATATTTATCAAATGCATCTTTATACTTCATTGCACTCTCTATAGATTTTGTAACTACCATTGACTTTGCTTGATAATTTATTAAATGCTTTACGTTTTTATTAAAATGATCTACCATAATTTTTGCTTTTTCTGCTATTGCGAGCTCATTGCCTTCAACAAAATTCTTTATTTTTTTGTTTGCCTGTTTTATTTCATATTCTTTTTCCTCAGGTACATTATTATCTGCTTTTATCTTATAATATGATTTATAAGTTGTATAGTTCTGTAAAACATCTAAAATGTATTCCTCTTCTATAGCTTGTTTCATTGAGTAATTATGAAATGGCTTAAAGGTTCCATCTTCTTGTTTCGTTCCAAAAGTTTCAAGAGTTTTATTTTTGGGTGTTGCTGTAAACGCAAAATAACTTGCGTTATCTAACATTTTTTTTGTTTTAATTAAATAATTTACTAAATCTTCTGTATCTATATTTCCTTCTTCATCCATTTTAAGTTTAGTAAAATCAGTATTTGAAAAAATTGCATTCATACTAGCAGAAGATATTCCATTTTGACCACTATGTGCTTCATCAATGATAAATGCTATATTTTTTGTTTCCATTTCTTGTACTGTTTTCAATACATAAGGGAAAGTTTGAACAGTACAAATAATAATTTTTTTATTATTTTCAAGAGCCAATCTCATATGAGATGTTTTACTCATTGATGTCTCTGTTGGGTCTAGTTTCTTTATGTCAGTTGAATTTCCTGTTATGGCTTCGACTATATTTTTTACTTGTGCAAAGTTTTTAATGTTTTCCCTTATTTGTTTATCAAGTATAGTTTTATCAGTTACTACAACTACGCTATCAAAAATTGGGCTTATATTATTTTTATCATACAATCCTATCAATTGATGAGCAAGCCAAGTTATAGAGTTCGATTTTCCTGATCCGGCAGAATGTTGCACTAGATATTTTATCCCAATCCCTTTTTCTTTAGAGTCTTCTAATAATTTCCTTACAACTTTTAGTTGATGATATCTTGGGAAAATTAACTTAGATTTATCTGATTTTACCTTTGGTTTTTCTAAATGTACAAATTTTTCAATTATATTTGAAAGACTACTCCTTGTTAAAATATCTCTCCAAATATAAGATGTCTTTAAACCTAAAGGGTTTATAGGGTTCCCTGCTCCATATGGAGGAAATGGCTCACCATTATTAAGACCTTTATTAAATGGCATAAAAAATGTTTTAGATTTATCTAACTTTGTTGTCATATATGCAAGATCTGTATCTATCGC
This window encodes:
- a CDS encoding type I restriction endonuclease subunit R, whose amino-acid sequence is MLEFTDTSEKGFQKLIVKELVGKEGYIETHSNDFDRDFCLNKKDLFEFIEISQPDSYDFIIKKGEDAFLNRLDLKIKKEGIIEVLRKGVKHFDKTIYLFYPQPNSNHNKKDHLRYETNIFSVTQELVYTGNNKNRIDLVIFINGFPIITMELKNAFTHQAVKNAIKQYKKDRDPNDKIFNFARCLVHFAIDTDLAYMTTKLDKSKTFFMPFNKGLNNGEPFPPYGAGNPINPLGLKTSYIWRDILTRSSLSNIIEKFVHLEKPKVKSDKSKLIFPRYHQLKVVRKLLEDSKEKGIGIKYLVQHSAGSGKSNSITWLAHQLIGLYDKNNISPIFDSVVVVTDKTILDKQIRENIKNFAQVKNIVEAITGNSTDIKKLDPTETSMSKTSHMRLALENNKKIIICTVQTFPYVLKTVQEMETKNIAFIIDEAHSGQNGISSASMNAIFSNTDFTKLKMDEEGNIDTEDLVNYLIKTKKMLDNASYFAFTATPKNKTLETFGTKQEDGTFKPFHNYSMKQAIEEEYILDVLQNYTTYKSYYKIKADNNVPEEKEYEIKQANKKIKNFVEGNELAIAEKAKIMVDHFNKNVKHLINYQAKSMVVTKSIESAMKYKDAFDKYLKETGLPYKAIVAFSGKKAHYKTGLEMTESDMNNFSDGDNDIVKQFRKNEYKFLIVADKFQTGFDQPLLHTMYVDKELSGVQAVQTLSRLNRAFKPHKTDTMVLDFYNDIESVKKAFEPYYTTTILSEETDVNKLNDLQDSLDNMQVYSEEEVEEFFKLYYTNAERNILEPIINNCKEIFDTHLEKEEQIKFKSNAKSFVRTYSYLSKIIEYDVPYWEKLWLFLKHLITKIKIQDEEINENILNEVDMDSYRINRIGTTKISLEEEEGIIEPIPVSTSSGIAEKHYDTLSHIISEFNRRFGDINWGDDVDKEEAEKILIEKIPDKMKANIKILKSIINSDKDNAKITSDEKVQDLMFDLMSTNTGIYKKFVSDPDFKNRYLEFVFDILWDIKNSSIKEII